The nucleotide window GAGGGGAAGTTATCACGAACCATTGTGCCTGATTGACTACTTGTTGACGCGTCGCTGAGGATAAGATGTGATAGTGGGGATGCTTTAAAAGATGCAAAGAAGAGGTGCTTGATACTCAATGGAGCTCAATGGATATCTGTGAAGATGATAGAGAACCAATTCAAGATGATATCTGGTGGTAACCCGTGAGAGTTTTGATTGTTGTGATCAATTGGGGGATTGTgtgggggaagaggagatgaggaggaggagaagagggtaGAGGTTCAGTTGGAACGGAAAAGGACCGAGACTTCGGCGGGAGACCGGAGTGATTGGCCGGGAAACGCAGGCAAACACCTTCCATCTTCAGGCTGCCATGAACCCGCAGGCAGAGCATACTTACGTCGAACGTCAACTTACCTCCAAAACGAGATGTGGTCCTTGTAACAAACGGCTGATTGGATCAGGCTTGGAGAGATGCTTTGGTGACAAGAAAGCGGCGGCCGGCAACGATGATGTAAGAACCAAAGACTCTGATGCAAGCGAGCGCAGGGGGAGTAAGAAGATGAACCGAGCTATCAAGCAAGATGAATTGAAGAGACTGTGGTGGTCGCTGGGATGGATTGTGTGTTGATGCTGTAATGATCGGAGGAAGAGTCTACCAAGAGTTGAGAGACAGGAAAGTTGAGCTGGACTGGATGTCGGAGGGAGGGCGATCTTTTAAGTCCCGTCAATCGATCTTCGTCTGGTACCTAAGTAAGATGGAGTGATGGATCAGTGCCGTTGAGGTTGCTTCCTCACGATGTAAACAAATGTCAAGGGCAGCCACGATGTAGACGGGCCAAGGAAGGAGGCGATGTTCCCCAGTAGCCtgcactagaggtaggacCCACGATATCCTCCAGGAGAGCTGGGGATGAAGATAATgataaataaggaagaacTCCCGTATGCTCGGCTCCAGCTTGCCGCGTTGAAAAGGGGATGTTGAAgggaagacgacgagaaggaaaagaaggagatgcCTGGCCATGCTTCTCGAGACTGCACTCGCAGCAGGGACCGGGATCATCGACAGGACAGAGAACTACTTACTCTGAAAGTCGATGCTTAGATTATGGCtccaaggaggaaggagagaccCTGTTGTCAATACTACCTTTACACATCGGGCCGGCAATCCCAAGTTCGACAagttttttcccccctcgtATGGACAGGAAGGGAGCAGAACAATTGACTGAGCTAACGATCGGAAATGTCCTTCACTACTGTAGTGCCGTGGTCTAGATGGAAAGGCAGTGACGCTGGTGGCATCCACTTTCGTAGTGAGGGGAACGAAGTGGAAAGTAATGACACAACTTCAACTTGAAGCAATCGCTGTGAATGGTGTCGCTCATGATGCAGGTGTGAATCTTAGCTTGGTGTTTCCTCTTTGCTCTTGCCGTCTATGTGACAGAGACCATCTTCTGGCCAATGACGGTCAGGGATTGGAGATGTCCGGAGCCCAGatacctacactaggtacactaGGGGAAAGAGTCGAGGGTGTAATGTAAAATACCAAGTAAGTAAGAACAAATTGAAGGCAGTGCCAACCCATTCCACCTGGGCTTTCAAGCACTGCCAGTTCTTCTGGAGGAGGTGCAAAATAACAGCCGAGCCTACCATTGATAGCCGAACTCGGAGTGTCTCTGGATTCCTTCTCGTCACGGATCGGATTCATGATTCCAGGCAACCAGGCGCCGGGCAAGACTGGCATTCAGGCCCGGGTGATACACCTTCACCAATTGCACCCAGGGGCATTGAACCTTCTCGTCCACGAGCAGAGTTCCTGCACGACTGCAGTGTTAGCGACGACTTTCTTTcacagaaggaggaggatgggtcGTGAGGTCAGGAGATACAGCATAACTCCCAAAGGTGAGACGACGATTGCAGCTGACACATTACAATTCAACAGATCGCCTTAGTCCCGGGCAGTCGATTGACTGCACGGTTCCCTTTCGGTTTTCTCATCCGAGAACGCGTCCCTGTTCAACCAGCGAAGGGGTGAGCCTGACTGACGCTTATCGCAACAACACTACACGCGTTAGCTTGCCTTCCCAACAATCGTCACAGCTTCCGCCATCACTCACCTGTGACCGGCCACAGCCGGAGTGTCGCCCGCCTACATCACCCAAACTTTCAAGCTCGACAGCCGGTACTAGCAACAAGGGAGAGAACTGCCCGTGATTTGTGCCCTGACTTCATCGACAGCAACTCCACAGGACGTATGACAGAGGCTAGACATAAGGACACGCCTTCCGCTACTCATACAACGTGCCGACTGTGGCAGTCTTCGTCAACGGGTGTAAGCCCAAGTCGTTCATTAATTTGGATGGGCATTGTCGTACGCTTTGTATTGCCCCCATCTTGGCTTCCACCACGGAGCTCGACCCCAAGACATGCGCTTTTCTCTATACCATGTCGTCATCCTGGCCATGGCCGCGGGCAGCAAAAGACGTGATGAACAAACACCTTCAGTCTTGCTTGCCGTGGTGGCTTTGCTTGGCGACATGCTATAAGAGAACTAAGAAGCTTCGGGTTTGCAGTCGTTTATCGTTGATCGAATTCATCGTGGGCAAACAAACTCGTGATGGCTCCTTGAGCCCGACTTGGAGATTAACCCGTAGAGGCCCGAGTGGGGTGGGCCAGGAGAACAGTCGATAGCAACCCGAAAGGTGTCGTCGCCTTGATTACGACGAGCTTACTTGCACCGATCTTTCTCAGGGGTTGTCTGCTAAGAATCACCTGCCCACTTGGGCCACTAGACGGTGATCACTTCTTGCATCCTCTATGGAAGATCATAACCAAGACCGACTCACTTTTACTCAGGGTAGCAAGTTTGGACGTCTTTATTGCTCTGCCACTGGTAATGTACGTGTCTACTCATGTTTCTAAATGGCGAGAACTACTCGCGGCGAACATGAATAGGAGCTGACGTTCGAACAGTGCCTGGACCCAGGTGTACCCCCAAGTCGAAGCTCAGCCAAGCCAACCCACAAACCCACGATCCTCTAAAGCCCCGCGACCGAGATGTCGGAAACTTGTGGGCGAAGCCCGTCAGCGTCCAGGACGGCCGACGGCGTATGTTCTGTCGTCGCATCTGCGGGTGTTGAACGTTTGTCGACATCCAGGAACAAGGAAAAAGCACGAGCGAGAAACAACGAGAAGACTGAACAAAAATTCCAGAAAGACACTAAAAAGGGGAGTACTGATTTTTGAGAGAAGAATAAGTAGTGGAAAGGAAAACAAGAGCAATggacaaaaacaaaacaacgGGCTGCCGTAGCTGCGGGCTGCGAGGTTGCAATATCGGCAACAAGGAAAACAGTGGCCCGAGTTCGGACCAATCAGAGCCCTCCGCTCTCCAGTCCGCAGCAAAGCAAACGGCGAACACCAcacaacttccactttccacggccacgaaaagaagaaagaaagaaaaggttaTGTTTGCGAGAAGGTAGCACAAGTTCTCGAAAGTTTGGGTTCTTATTGGCTGGTTGAAGACGCCCAAAGGAGGATCTTTGTGATTCAAACGGCTGAAGCTTGGAGGAAGGTACATAAGATGGGTAGCGTCGGAGTACCACAGTGACATCGGACCAGTGACTACCGAAGTTACACACCGCGAGGTTCGAAAGGATGACGAATACAAATTGGCTGAGGATGTATTGTATTAGCAACAAGATGACGGCCAAGGCAATACCCCGCCAGATATTCCTTCTCATTTCGAACACCAACTACTGTTGTAAGATGAGGGAGTGTACATGTAACCCTTCGACGCTATATACATGTATCCGCGTGGGTGTGTGGTTGACGCAGTCTGCCGTCCAGCTTAATTCAATACTTAGTCAGGCCATGGCACAGAAGAACAACCACATACCCAAAGAATACACAAAATCTCgatggatgatgttgttCCTTATGAATATGCGCTTGTTTGTGGGTATTTGCTATTGCATCCGGAGCTGGTTCACTAAATGATAATCCCGACTATCCATAAGAAAGAAGagtcaaaaaaaaagggtgtGTCTAGTGTCTCCCATCCCCATGCCTTCCAACCTTCTCTATCGGATCACAttcttgatttttttttcgcaTCTACTACAACTGcatatatataggttatgACCAGACATCCTCCTGtaaagcagcagcaggttagtattcatttttttttccgttACGCGACCGAACACGGTTTGGGaagaaaggggaggggaggagaggagagggacgTAATGGGAAGATCACAACGTAAACGTACCTGGTACTGATTCGATGACCTCATGTTCTTGACaatctcctcggccttggcctCGGGGATGCCTCGTTGTTCGGAAATGATCTGGCTCAGAACGGTGTTGACCTCGCGCGCCATGTTGGCAGCGTCGCCGCAGACGTAGAAGTAGGCCTTTTGCTCGAGAAGCTGGTTGATCTCCTCGGCCCTTTCCTTGAGACGGTGCTGGACGTAGACCTTCTTGGGGCCCTCGCGGGAGAAGGCGGTGATGAGCTCGAAGTTGTCGCCGAGGATCTCCTTGGCTTCCTGGAATTTTCGCCATTTGTGTCAGCATATCGAGGTGACCAGCAACGGTTCCAGTGTGGCGCGTGACTTACCTCCCATTCGTTCTTGTACATGAAGTCCTCGGTAGACTTGCGACAGCCAAAGAAGAGCAGAGTCTTGCCAACCTTCTCGCCGTTCTTGGCCTGCTGCACGCGCTCACGGATGAAGCCACGCATGGGCGCTACACCAGTACCGGGACCAATGCAGATGATGGGCTTGGATGGATCCGAGGGGAGCTTGAAGTTGGAGTGGCGGACATGAACGGGGACGTGGATACCATCGTACTTGTTACGGGGGCCAGTGAGTTCGTAGGAAAGACCAAAAGGGCAAGGTTCGGGCTCGCCGTTCTGCTTCTGTTTGAGCGCGAGGAGGTAGTTGGTGGCAACACCGCGGAAGGGGTCATCACGACCAGGAAGCTGGGTATTTTCGACAACGGCAGTGATGGAAATCGTCTTGGGCTGTTCAAGGGATGAGGACGAGATGGAGTAGTAGCGGGGCTGAAGCTTGGTGATACCCTCAATAAAAGCAGAGAAGGGGATGTTGGTCCATTTCTGACCCTTGCCAACAATATCCAAGACTCTGGCAATGTTGAGATGGTGAAGACTGATCTTCTCGTAGAAGTAATCCTTTTCGGCGCCGAGCTTGGTCATCTCGGCCCTTGCCTCCGCATCGGGAGCAAAAGCAGCGAGTTGGGCGAGGAATTGACGAGACACGGGAGCGCAGATTTCCATGTGGTAGCGAACGATAGCGTCGTAGGTGGTGGGAGTCGGGAAGGGAACCTTGGCGGTAGGCTCGAGAGCCTTGACGCTGACAACAGTGTGGCGCTTTTCGGAAAGACCCAGGACGTTCATGAAGCGATCGACCTCCTCACCAGGGTTCGTGGGCCAAACAGCGATGTGGTCACCAGTCTGGTAGTTGAGGTTAGAGGCGCTGATATCGATATCCATGTGGAGACAGTTGCGGTCCTTGACGGAGAAGAGCTCGTAGGACTGGGCGATGGGAGCGATGTACGGGTTGTGGGCGTTGAAGGGGCCCTTGGCGGTTCCGTCGAGATGCATCTTGTTGGGTTCACCGAGATAGACTTCAGGGGACTCCTTGGTCAGGCCCTCCCTTTCGATGATGCTGAAGACGGGCTCGTAAACGGCCTCGCGCTCCTCCAAACCCATCCTCTCGGCGAGAGCCTTCCACATGGGTTCCTTCCAGGCCAAGAAATCTTCTTCCATGGTACCagcgccatcatcaccctcgcCAGCATCTCCGATACGGTGGGCACCCAGCTTCTGGAGAGCCTTGTCCACATTGCGAACCATGGAGTTGTAGTGCTCATAGGTGTTGTTTCCGAGACCGAACGTGACATAGTTCAGGTTGCCAAGCGCGGGTTCGTTGCCCTCCGTGAAGTTGACGTCTTCGTTGGTGATGAACTCGTAGAAATCCACAGCGTTATCAGTAGGCTCACCCTCACCATAGGTGGCGAGTACGAAGAACACCACCTTGTCGTCAGGAATGGTATCAAGATTGTCGAAGTCGTATTCCTCAAGGTCAGCAACCATGGTTTCAAGGCCGAACCGGCTCTTGCCCTCCTTGGCCAGTCTTGAAGCATAATCCTCAGCAGTACCGGTTTGAGATCCGTAGAAAATGATGCAGTTCTTGCCCtgctcctccatcttctccacaATGTTTCTTGTCTTGCCAGCCTTTGCGCCGCTGGCATTGGCCAGAGAGCTCGCATAAGGATCCTTTGTAACGCCCCACAGTTTGCCTTTTGTGAAGTAGGCGACCGTTCCGAGAAGGATGGCCGCCAGGACCACGAGGTCCAGCGTGTCGAGTTCGGCCATGACGGCGATATAAACGGGAGGGGGCGGGTATGCGCGTGCAACTGAAGCGGGCACAACCGGTAGAGTCTTGCAAGTTATCGGATATGGAGATGTCTAGAGGGAGGAGTACCAGACCGGGCCGGTAACGCACTGGCTCGCTTGGCTGCTTCTGGCCGAGGGGGGAGCCAAAAGAAGCTGGCCTGCGCGTAATCCCATGTTAGCCCAGTGAACAACTGAAACGGCTCTATGAACCCAATGACAGATGCCAGCGCCGCTTGTTGCTCGCGCAAGATTGGCGTGTGGTCTGTGAGCGGCGTGCCGTATGCTTGGGAGGTCAGGCCACATGGCAAAACCAGACATGCCACGGCTGCCATCGCTGACGGCTTCTGTCCGGCAGTTAAGACGATGTACGTACCTGGGACGAACCGCGCAGGAAAATGGCAGAGGCGTCGGAACCCAAAGCTCAGACAGTACAAGAAACAAATAAAGAATGGCAGCTGCTGGTCGAAAAGAAGACAGGAAAGGGGGTGACGGTCTCTCACCCTTAAAAGATAAAAGATCGAGAGCGAAGATAAACTGGAAACTGAGGGACACATGCCCCCTGGCCGATGGACGCGGGCGGGACCCACGCGATCCGATGCATAATTCAGCGCTAAAGTCCCGATGACCGGGCCCCTCCCGTGGGCTCCACTTTGATATTGCGACCCGACCACTGCAATCTCAGGCCAAGTGGTGCTGACGGGAGCCTTCAGTTCGCTGAACAACACCCCGAAGGACAACCGTCCCTGGTGTCGAGAGTAAATACAGGTACCTACAACTCAACCGAACGGATGCGCTGTCCATCTTGGGTGAAGCTGTAGGTCATTAATCGGGCTTCAGCCAGTGCCGTGAACAAGTTGCCCATCCTGCTCCTCGAGGTTCGACGTTCCCCCCTCCAATGATACCGGCGGCCGCCCTGGGCATCAATGATCACAGGTGATGGCCCGGGTGTGCAGTTCCAACTAAAGCGACAGTGGACTTTAGGCTACAATGCTTTCACATGACGGCCAGGAAAGGTACTTGCTCGCGGAGCCAGAGATGGGATCTCGAGCCTCGAGAAATCACCATGGTTCATCACAGATCTTTCGGCAGAAGCCGAGGTCCATACGAGCGAGGCCAATCATACACATACCGTGTGAATACAAGACTCAAATACAAAGGTAAACTGGAACTCTTTCTCATCTCAGCTTGGGCAGCTTAACACTTAGAGCCGGGGTGTGTCCGACAGCCGCAGCGTTCCACGGAACTCAGATTCCTCTGTCGCCTTCGACATGACATCAATGACGGGCTCAAAAGATGCCAGCAAAGAGACCGTTTAGTCAGATCCAAGCAAAGAAAAAGCGATGTTGTTCTCTTCCCGTGAATCTCTCCCGAACTCCCGTTATAGGGAGATATGTAGGTAAGCCGGCATTGGGCGAGTTCCACATCGTACCCCACCTGGAGTTCTGAACATCTGGCGGAAGCGAGTTCACACGATGCAAAGATGCACAAATCGATCCTATTCACCCCGTTCGGCTTCCAACTCATTGGACTTTTCGGAAATCGGTTTGCCGCACCAACTCGTCAACGTTCAGCCGGTTCGGCGCTCAAGCCTTGGTCGGTAGTCGAGCACGAGGCCAGGAAGAGCCTCGAGACCAGAAACAGAAGTGGACCGTGAAAAATGTCCTGCACAACTTTCCACTGCTTCGGGCCCTGGTCTCGTTGTGGGGTGAGCGCTTGAGGGTTTCGAACAAGATCGTTCGTAAGAAGTTGGTGGTTGCCAAACATTACCTGTCTGTGTACTTTGCTCGCGTCGtcgctcctccttctgcggCCCGGCCTTTTACGGCTAGATCGCCGAGCTCGTCCCCAAAGATCCTATCGGcttccttcatctcctcacTCCCATATGGACTCAGAGGTGACCGGCAGTCGCCTATACGCCGAGAATATTGAATTCTATTCGCCTACGCTCCCATCTCTTGCCTCATATCGTGTGAAAGTGGTACAGTAGGTTGGCATCTCGTCCTGCAGCAGGGTTACGTCCGCTTGACACCCGCGGCTGCCGCGCCGCGGAGGGGAGCGTAGCTTTCCGGCGCTGACCCGGGTTTGTTTTCATGAGTTTGACGTTCTCAGGGCATCAAAGAGAATCTGGAAACCCTAGCATCATTTCACATACCACCATGTACACAGACAGCCAAACCGAGTATGCGGCTGTTCAAATTTGGAGCTATTTTTGTTTCTGTAAGTATTGTCGTTACCAAAGTCAGCACAACTGACGGTAATCTCGAGGTATCTTGATACATGATTGCGTGCCTGAGGTTTGCTATAAACAGCCCACATCTGCAGAAACTATAGTTAGACCAGCCAGGTTCGCTTTTGGCAGTCCCAAAAGCTCGGTACATATGGAGTATGGACCCTGTTCATCCCTTTCCAGACTTTGAGAAGGGGTAACAAAAGACCCTTGACCCTTACGACGAGATATGGTCCGAGCGCCCTCTGATCAACAAGGGAACGAAGGCGCTGCGGGGGGAGCTTGGCTTGAATTGAATTGAGGGGGGGCTGGAGAATGTTCACCCCGGGACACAACCGAACCCGGGGTGATAACAGTCTCCGGCCAGCCTCTGTAAACGATCGCTCCGCAACCGCCCCCCTGGCACCTCGCGAAAACCTTCGGGAGATCTGTATGTTGTGTGTAAGCCCAATCTCACTACTGGACTGTGTTCCGCAAACGTATCCAGTTTACACACTTTAATCCATGTTCTCAGGTACAGCGAGATAAGCTTATTCGAAACTGGCTCGAGAACGGAACGCATAGTGGCACGTAGTATCAGACTTTTAACGGTCAATGGTAAGTATATAGCGTACCTACATTATGCTACATACGTAGTGACATGACGTGTGTGGAGAGCCTCCATGTCAAACTTCGGGAACCCCATCTTGCAGACCTGCTTGTGACGGGCTTGTCTGGGGTTGTACATCGTTCGGCTCTTGAAGCCCGGACAGCAGGGTGCGTATACGCGCCGTCACAGATATTGTCACAGAATAGCTGAGGTATTCGGAGTGGGCCCCCACCAAGATCCCTCCTACATAGTTGAGGCTCTCTCATTGATGTTCTTTTGGCCGCCATGTCAAGCCATTTCTCTTACCAAGAAAACATCGACCGCAAGCCTCTGGGAGGGGACCGATCATCTGGTTGAATGCTTCCTTCGATGAATGTGATTCAATTCTTGGTGGGCTAAGACGTTCTCTTGGACCCCTTGCAGCCCTACAGATCACCGAGGTGTGTAAGGGAAAAAATAAGATAGAAGATCGaatactagaggtacccctAAGGTATGTATCTGGTTTGTTTCGGTGCAACTGAAGTGTGTTCGAACTATTCTTCGCACACCTCGATTGCACTTGGTTACTACCAGTAGGGTCCGCTTGGAGGTTGCATGGCCCACCTACCGAGCTACCCAAGAGAACCAAGTGATGCGACTGGCTGGCTGTCAGGCGTTTCAAGGCACCGTCATTGGTAAACTATGTAGGACATTGCAGGCCTGTTCGCGCAATCATCGGTCACAAAGTGAGAGGGGCGTGGTTTGGCGTAATGAAGCTCGGTTTGCACATCCATCCGAGGTGTACATCCATTGCTTGAGTGAGTGGCAGGGCTTCCCGTCCCGTCGCAGGGCAACCACAAGATGGGACGGGGAACCAGGGAGCGAACGCGCTGCACGGGAGACGTTCGGGGAGCTGGagggcttccacttgctgcTGCCACAGACAGGCGACTTCGAATCCCGTCCTGGATGGGACTAGCCTGTGAATCTAGCCGCGGACATCCATTATCAGAGGCTGAATGAGAACTTCCAGACTGTTTTGCTTGCTTCTGTCACCTTCGCGCCGGCCAGTCGCGACGCCACCTTTTTTCTGTCCAACTTCCTCCAAAATAACCAGtgcatacctaggtatcgaTACAGGCCTTGCCGGTACAAGAAACAACACccactgccgctgccgctgccagTCTGCAAGGCAACGCGCGCGGATTCGACCCCGCCCTGAATGCGCTGAAGAAGTATCATGAGAGGCGAGACGTTGGCAAAATGGGTGAGTCTTGTGATggtgttcttgttgttcgaCTACCCAGTACCTCTGCCTCCTTGTCTCCTCTACTTCCTACCTATGTAAAACAGTCATTCTCGCGCAAAACTAGGGCTCGAGAGCGACACCAAGCGGGTGATGGAGTAGTAACTTCCAGTTTCCATCCCAGGCCGGAAGGGTTCTCACAACGCCTACGCGCGCGCAACAAGAGAAGGAACTATAACGAAGGAAATGAGATCCTGGTTCAGATTGCTGACTCGCGATTTGCGCCACAGCTCCGTCTCAGACGCTGCCTTCGGACCACGAGCCCTTGAAGTTTTCGCCCCGAACCATCGCCCGgcttgaagaggaagatgacaaCACCGACTGGCAGAGAACACTGAGGCCGATTGCCCCCGACAGCAAAAGTGTTGCGCATTCCCGCGAATCGTCTCTCGAAAAATTACAGTGGTCTGCTAGCAGCACTGTTCGCGGTGCCCATGCGCCCCAGCGACTAGTCGACCCCAAGTTATCCTCGTACGGCCATCACAGACAGACGTCCATCGTACACGGCATTGGCATCCAGCATTCGAGAAATGGGAGTCTTGCAAGCAACCACTCGAGCCCTCTCAGCCCCCAGATgattgccgccgccggcgcaGGCATTTCCCCCGATCGAGCAGATTTACATGGCTTCTCGCGCAAGGACAACGACGGCTCTTCCATTGGCTCGAGGCCCCAGACGGCCCTGTCCGGAACGACGGCGGCATCGGTGCCCGTGATTCCCGAACGAACGTCGTCTGCTGCCGCTATGAACGATCTCGCCGGCCAGGGAGGGCAAACGGGGACACCTAGAAAGCCAGAAAGGATGGCAAGCGGGAGGTCGAGGCGGGACCACTCGCACCACCATGCTCATTCGTCTCGGCACAAGGATGACCCGAAGACGGTCGGTGATTACGCGCTACACGTGCTCTTTACGTCCTTCATTGCGCAAGCGGAAGAGAAGTTGACGGAAATAACAAGCATTCCTTTCCACGACCCCGAACCTCACGTCGAACAAATATGCGGGCCCGGCGTAGACGCTGCCTTCGACCAGTCCATTGTTGCTCTTGGCCATCTTGCCAAACAAAAACCCAAGCCCTTGATAGACTTGATGATGCTTTGGAGGAAGAGCAAAAGTGATGCTGCCAATGAGGCCCGTGAGGCCCGCACGCAACTTCACCAA belongs to Neurospora crassa OR74A linkage group IV, whole genome shotgun sequence and includes:
- a CDS encoding NADPH-cytochrome P450 reductase → MAELDTLDLVVLAAILLGTVAYFTKGKLWGVTKDPYASSLANASGAKAGKTRNIVEKMEEQGKNCIIFYGSQTGTAEDYASRLAKEGKSRFGLETMVADLEEYDFDNLDTIPDDKVVFFVLATYGEGEPTDNAVDFYEFITNEDVNFTEGNEPALGNLNYVTFGLGNNTYEHYNSMVRNVDKALQKLGAHRIGDAGEGDDGAGTMEEDFLAWKEPMWKALAERMGLEEREAVYEPVFSIIEREGLTKESPEVYLGEPNKMHLDGTAKGPFNAHNPYIAPIAQSYELFSVKDRNCLHMDIDISASNLNYQTGDHIAVWPTNPGEEVDRFMNVLGLSEKRHTVVSVKALEPTAKVPFPTPTTYDAIVRYHMEICAPVSRQFLAQLAAFAPDAEARAEMTKLGAEKDYFYEKISLHHLNIARVLDIVGKGQKWTNIPFSAFIEGITKLQPRYYSISSSSLEQPKTISITAVVENTQLPGRDDPFRGVATNYLLALKQKQNGEPEPCPFGLSYELTGPRNKYDGIHVPVHVRHSNFKLPSDPSKPIICIGPGTGVAPMRGFIRERVQQAKNGEKVGKTLLFFGCRKSTEDFMYKNEWEEAKEILGDNFELITAFSREGPKKVYVQHRLKERAEEINQLLEQKAYFYVCGDAANMAREVNTVLSQIISEQRGIPEAKAEEIVKNMRSSNQYQEDVWS